A genomic segment from Conger conger chromosome 2, fConCon1.1, whole genome shotgun sequence encodes:
- the gabrz gene encoding gamma-aminobutyric acid type A receptor subunit zeta codes for MRVCTPRGALIQLIILSRMMEDSLLHAEVKEGDILPPTIHKLMKGYNKYLRPFFDNGPVTVGMSLDIASIDTISEINMDYTATIFLRQRWTDERLCFNGNKSLSLDGRLVELLWVPDTFIVDSKKSFLHDITVENRLIRIFPNGTVLYALRITTTVACNMDLTKYPMDTQTCTLQLESWGYNVNDVMFYWTRGNESVSGLDTLQLAQYTLEDYYTSESEAVYETGHYPKLIFHFELKRSILYFILETYVPSSLLVVLSWVSFWISQSSVPARICIGVTTVLTMTTLMMGARTSLPNANCFIKAIDVYLGICFSFIFGALIEYAVAHFCSLHQPNKANALMYGQEMQEREDEMNGIVTSISSSTLHVRKQQEALANKRSPSESERMAVSPPEPQGPCYKTMSILQKAFCFFNCCRVENPHYIDNYSRLSFPLSFIFINFLYWTYYLYL; via the exons ATGCGTGTTTGTACCCCAAGAGGAGCCCTGATTCAGCTCATAATCCTCAGCAG GATGATGGAGGACTCCTTGCTCCATGCTGAAGTGAAGGAGGGAGATATCCTGCCCCCCACAATTCACAAGCTAATGAAAGgatataataaatacctcagGCCATTCTTTGACA ATGGCCCTGTTACAGTGGGAATGAGTCTGGACATTGCCAGCATTGACACAATATCAGAAATCAACATG GATTACACTGCCACTATTTTTCTGAGGCAGCGCTGGACAGATGAGCGTTTGTGCTTCAACGGAAATAAGAGCCTGAGCTTGGATGGCCGGCTTGTGGAACTGCTCTGGGTTCCAGATACTTTCATCGTCGACTCCAAGAAATCTTTCCTTCATGACATCACCGTGGAGAACAGATTGATCCGAATCTTCCCGAACGGGACAGTTCTGTATGCCCTCAG AATTACCACAACAGTGGCTTGCAACATGGATCTGACCAAGTATCCCATGGACACGCAGACGTGCACCCTGCAATTGGAGAGCT GGGGATATAATGTTAATGACGTGATGTTTTATTGGACAAGAGGAAATGAGTCTGTCAGTGGTCTGGACACGCTACAACTGGCACAATACACCTTGGAGGACTACTACACGTCTGAATCAGAAGCGGTCTATGAAAcag GTCATTACCCCAAACTGATCTTCCACTTTGAGCTGAAGAGAAGCATCCTCTACTTCATCCTGGAGACATATGTCCCATCTAGCCTGCTGGTGGTGCTCTCCTGGGTCTCCTTCTGGATAAGCCAGTCCTCCGTCCCTGCTCGAATCTGCATAG GTGTGACCACAGTACTAACCATGACCACTCTGATGATGGGTGCCCGTACGTCTCTCCCCAATGCCAACTGCTTCATCAAGGCCATTGATGTATACCTGGGCATTTGTTTCAGTTTCATCTTCGGTGCTCTGATTGAATACGCTGTTGCCCACTTCTGCTCCCTACACCAGCCCAACAAAGCTAATGCACTAATG TACGGACAGGAGATGCAGGAACGGGAGGACGAGATGAATGGGATTGTCACGTCCATTAGCAGCAGCACCCTCCATGTCAGGAAGCAGCAGGAAGCGCTAGCCAATAAGAGGAGCCCCTCAGAAAGTGAACGGATGGCAGTGAGCCCACCGGAGCCACAGGGCCCCTGCTATAAGACCATGTCCATCCTGCAGAAGGCGTTCTGCTTCTTCAACTGTTGCCGGGTGGAGAATCCACACTATATCGATAACTACTCacgtctctctttccctctgtcctTCATCTTCATTAACTTCCTCTACTGGACATATTATCTGTATCTTTAA